TACAAAAAAATTCAAACAAAAGCATAGTTGATCCATGGAATGATCATTATGTAGTCCAAGGAGTTACCATATGAAGACTTTAATTCATTTAGATAAAATAGAAAAAAAGTTTGGCAGTCAAACGGTTTTGAATCCTGTGGAATTCTCCGTTTATGAAGGGGAGTTTTTGACGATGCTCGGGCCAAGTGGATGTGGGAAAACTACGCTATTGCGGATGATTGCCGGATTTGAGCCTCCGACGAAAGGAGATATCTATTTACTTCAAAATAAAATCACTCACTTGCCGCCATACAAACGGGATATGAACATGGTTTTTCAGCATTATGCACTCTTCCCCCATATGAATGTCGAACAAAACATCCTCTTTGGTTTGCGAATGAAGGGAATTGGCGGTAAAGAACAAAAAAAGAGACTAGAAAAAGTACTAGAGCTTACTCGCCTTACCGATTTACGTCACAATAAGCCCCACCAATTATCGGGAGGACAACAGCAACGGGTAGCCATTGCTAGAGCCATCATTAACAAGCCGAAAGTATTACTACTGGACGAACCTCTAGGGGCCTTGGATTATCAATTGCGAAAAAGCTTACAGCTAGAGTTAAAGAGCTTGCAAAAGGAAATCGGCATTACCTTTATATATGTCACACATGACCAGGAAGAAGCTCTTACCATGTCAGATCGGATTGCCATTTTAAACAACGGGAAAGTCGAGCAGGCAGGTACACCGCAAGAAATATACCGCCAGCCAAATAATGAGTTCATCGCCACATTCATAGGAGAAAATAATATTTTTCATAACAGTATGAGGACATATTGTGTCAGGCCAGAAAATGTGAAGGTGTATCGAAAAGGCACGCTACCCCTGGAAAAAGCAACCAACGGAAAGATTACCGAGGTGATATTTTCCGGTAATCATACAAAAGTATATATTTACTTCGAGCAGGACCAGAAAACAGTCATCGCCTATGATTATCCAGATACCCCGACGGACTGGAAAACAGGTGATGCAGTGGATTTAGACTGGAATGCAGGAGCTGAGGTGAGGTTAGATTGAAAAATAAAAGCAAAATACTAGCTGCTCCTCCTCTTATTTGGTTAATCCTCTTTTTTCTCTTGCCTTTGTTGATTATAGTTTTTTATTCCTTTTTACAAAGAGGAGTATACGGTGAACTTGTTTATCAATTTACCCTATCTAACTATGTTAGACTCGGAGAATCTATTTATACCCAAATTTTGTTGGATACCTTAAGCGTTTCAATACTGACGACATTGCTGACTTTATTCATTTCCTATCCCTTAGCCTACTATATTTCCACTCTCTCACAATCTAAACAGCAAATTTGGCTATTACTCGTCATGCTGCCTTTTTGGATTAACTTTTTGATTCGTTCGTTTGCATGGATCATCATTTTGCGTTCACAAGGAATCGTAAATTCCTTATTCATCCATTTGGAATGGATTGACCAGCCGCTTTCCTTACTTTACAACGACGGAGCCGTATTGCTCGGAATGGTTTATTCCCTGCTGCCATTTATGGTGCTGCCACTCTATATTTCTTTCGAAAAATTAGATCGCTCACACCTGGAGGCTGCTTCCGATTTAGGAGCAAATTCCTTCAAGGTATTTATGCATATCATTGTTCCTTTAACATCAAAAGGCATCATCATCGGCTCTGTACTCGTATTTGTGTCTTCCATTGGCATGTTTGTGGTACCTGATGTCATGGGAGGAGCCAAATCCATGCTTCTTGGTAATTTGATTCAAAATCAGTTTTTATCTGCTAGGGATTGGCCATTCGGCTCATCTGCATCGATTTTATTGATACTCTTTTCCTTTGTCCTGATGTTGCTTTATTACTATGCCGCAGCCAGAAGCAAAGGTGGTGCTAAACCATGAAAAAGACTCATACACTCTTTCTGTCTGGTTTCTCTTATCTCGTCTTGGTGTTTTTATACTTGCCGCTATTGGTTCTATTTATCTACTCTTTTAATTCTTCAAGAATTAACGCCGTCTGGTCAGGCTGGACATTGGATTGGTATCTTTCACTCTTTCAAAATAGACAAATTATCGATGCCTTTTTCAACAGTCTAACCATTGCCTTAGGAACAGCCATTTTTGCTGTCATTTTTGGATGCTTGCTGGTACTTGCCTTTTACCGGTACTCGTACCGATTTCACAAAAGCTGGATGACGTTAATTCATCTGCCGATTGTTCTTCCTGATATTATCATGGGACTTTCGCTCTTGCTGCTTTTTAACTATTTATCCATTCCAACTGGAAAGCTGACAATCCTTATTGCTCACATCACGTTTAGCATTCCTTTTGTGTATGTACTTGTTTCTTCGAGGCTGCAGGAAATGGACCGGGATTTGGAAGATGCTGCCCAGGATTTAGGAGCTACATCATGGCAGTCTTTTTTCCATATTACCTTACCCTTACTCTATCCAAGCATTTTTTCTAGTTTACTGCTCGTCTTTTCGCTGTCATTGGATGACTTTGTGATCAGTTTTTTCGTTTCAGGACCAGGCTCCACCACCTTACCGGTTTATATTTATGGCATGGTCAAAAGAGGAATCACTCCTGAGGTGAATGCACTTGCATCCTTATTGATGATCATTACCGTTATTCTATCACTTATCGCTTTAAAAATTGGAAAAGTCAGAGGGCAGAAAATATTTTAAAAAGGAGTGATTAGGTTGAAACAAGGAAAAATGTTTTACTGGTATTTGTTTTGGTTAGCTGCTGCGGTCATACTTCTTTCTGGATGCGGGAAGGAAGAAAACGTCCTCAATATTTACAGCTGGGCAGATAACATTGACCCAGAGGTGATTAAAGACTTTGAGGAAAAATTTGATGTCAAAGTGAACTATGATGTCTATTCCAGTAACGAAGAGATGCTGGCAAAGCTGCAAACGGGAAGCAATCAATATGATTTAATTCAGCCCTCGGATTACATGGTTGACACAATGATTAAACTTAATCTACTGGAGGAACTGAATAAAGAAAACATCCCAAACTTAAAAAACGTTGTCTCCAACTTTCAAACACCTCCTTTTGATCCCGGAAGTGCACATTCGATTGTTTACACTTGGGGCGTTACGGGAATCGCCTATAATAAAAAATATGTGAAGGATGAGATTGATAGCTGGGATGATTTATGGAATAACGAATACAAAGACCGAGTCGTGCTGCTAAACGACTCCCGTGAGGTTTACGGAATGGCGCTCAAGAAAAACGGATTCTCAAACAGTACAACGAACCTTGACGAACTAAACCAGGCACATGATGATTTGAAAGACCTTCTTCCAAACCTGCTTGCCTTTGATACAGACACCATCAAACAGAAGTTTATTGCCGAAGAAGCCTGGATTGGCACCGTATGGTCCGGCGACGCTGCCTTCATATACGAGGATAATCCAGATATAGAATATGTCGTTCCGAAAGAAGGGGCAACAATATGGGCCGATACCATGGCGATCCCAAAAGAAGCAAAACACAAAGATCTGGCAGAGAAATTTATTAATTTTCTGCTTCAGCCTGAAGTGAGCGTCAAAAATTATGAAGCCATTGGTTACAGCAATCCAAATGAGAAAGCCTACCCTCTTCACAGCGAAGAATACCGTTCCAATAAAATGATATTTCTTGATCAAGCAGATATGGACCGGACAGAATGGTTAGTCGATGTTGGTGAGAGATTAAAAGATTATGATCAGCTTTGGACGGAATTGAAGAGTGGGAAAGATTAGAATAGTAATCGGTTCTCAAATTCCTATTTCAAACAGCAGCCCAACTCAGGCTGCTGTTTTCGATTTTATACATTATTAATTACCACCACTCGACCTCATAGATATTTAGTTAAATAATTGAGTTCATCTTGACTAATCATCATAATTCTCAATTCTTAATATAACACCATTTTAGTAAAGTATTATGGTTGTTGTAGAAGGTAAATATTATGAAGTTTGCATTTAAATTAAATACACCAAAAAACCCCGTGGAAGATATAGGAGTCTGTAAGTCTATATATAATTTTTGAATGAATAGGGTGATTGCAGAAATCTAATTTATACCCAGCGAATGGAGTCTAAATCACCATGCGGATGGTATTGTAATTTATATTTCCGATACTCATTTTCTAATTTAGATAATGGCAACTTATAAAGCTGTTGATCTTCTTTGTTATATAAATTTAAAAAAATCAGTTTATTGATAAGTTTTTGCCGCTTTTTTTCATCATTATTTCTCATCATAAACACTCCTTTTGTTTTTATAAAACCTCTAATTGAATACAACAACTTTATATTGGCTGATAAGATTTTTTATTAGATTAATTGTATTATATACTTATAATTCCTATCTGTAAAGTAGGAATTATAAGTACAAAGGCACTCTTATCAATGATTACAGAGATAAGGAAAAGCCTATACCGAAAATTATAGGCTTTTCCAATGCAAACCTTTATTCGAACGGACCACTTTGTAACTTAAAGCGCATTAGTCTTTAGTACAAATTCTTACAATCATAACACTTAAGTGGGCGCTAAAGAGCGTTAATCCTTTTAAGATCAACGCTCCCCCTTCCTTCAAAAAAATGCATTTTATCCTTCTAATTGCTTCGGCCTCACACTAAAGTTATCACAACATTTCCTTTTTTGTGACCCGTTTCCACGTAACGGTGAGCTTCGGCAACCTGTTCCAACGGATACTGTCGATCGATGACAGCTTTGATCTTTCCAGTCTTATAAAGCTCTATAAGAAAGTTTAGATTTGCTGAGTTCTGCATTAATCCTGCCGTAACAAAAATGGCTTTCTTGTTGCCAAACACCGTAGTCTTCATCATATCTAAAAGATATGGATAAAGAAAGTACTGTGGAAAGGTAGACCCCTCTTCGTGTGAGCGAGCCATTACATTCTGCAAAGGATCGCTTACCCACTGCATCGAAAATAACGTCATAGATTTGACCATTTTTCGTAAAATCCTCCTGGGTATAGTCAATGACCTTATCTGCTCCGTGCGATTTTACCAACTCCACATTTGCACCGCTGCATACTGCTGTTACTTCGGCTCCCAAGTATTTCGCAATCTGTACGGCATAAATCCCAACCGCTCCAGATGCACCATTAATCAGAACACGTTGTCCGCGCTGAACCTTTGCTTGATCGCGAAGGAACGTCAATGCGGTAGGCGCACCATCACAGATGGCGACCGCTTCTTCATAGGTCATGGCTGCCGGTTTAATTGCCAGAGGGGTATTTTCGTGTAGACATTTGTATTCAGCTTGGGCACCAAATGTCTTAGCACTTAACCCAAATACTTGGTCCCCTACTTTATATCGTGTTACTTTTTTGCCAACGGCATCAATTATGCCTGACAGTTCCGTACCAAATATCGAGTTCTTCGGTCTTCTAAACCCGTATACAAGCTTAACCATGGGAGAACCCTTTCGAAAGGTACAGTCTGATGGTCCAACGGAAGCCGCGTGTATTTTTATCCGGACATCATAACCTTTAGGGATTGGCGTTTCTACCTCTTGGAGTTGAAAAACATCCGGTGATCCATAATTTGTGCATATCATGGCTCTCATATGGTCGCTTTCCTTTCACTTTTTGCCGCAAGTGATGTAATCGCATTTTCGTTAAATCCTTTTACGATAAGCCATACTGCCAAAATCATTTCATTCGCTGCTACAGGTACAGCCAAAATAGCACCCCAAAAAGAAATTTGAGGGAAAACACCAAACATTACGAAAAAGGAACAAATGAAAACACAAGTGGCTCCTGTCATACCCAGGATCGATATA
This genomic stretch from Neobacillus niacini harbors:
- a CDS encoding ABC transporter permease, whose amino-acid sequence is MKKTHTLFLSGFSYLVLVFLYLPLLVLFIYSFNSSRINAVWSGWTLDWYLSLFQNRQIIDAFFNSLTIALGTAIFAVIFGCLLVLAFYRYSYRFHKSWMTLIHLPIVLPDIIMGLSLLLLFNYLSIPTGKLTILIAHITFSIPFVYVLVSSRLQEMDRDLEDAAQDLGATSWQSFFHITLPLLYPSIFSSLLLVFSLSLDDFVISFFVSGPGSTTLPVYIYGMVKRGITPEVNALASLLMIITVILSLIALKIGKVRGQKIF
- a CDS encoding spermidine/putrescine ABC transporter substrate-binding protein, whose translation is MFYWYLFWLAAAVILLSGCGKEENVLNIYSWADNIDPEVIKDFEEKFDVKVNYDVYSSNEEMLAKLQTGSNQYDLIQPSDYMVDTMIKLNLLEELNKENIPNLKNVVSNFQTPPFDPGSAHSIVYTWGVTGIAYNKKYVKDEIDSWDDLWNNEYKDRVVLLNDSREVYGMALKKNGFSNSTTNLDELNQAHDDLKDLLPNLLAFDTDTIKQKFIAEEAWIGTVWSGDAAFIYEDNPDIEYVVPKEGATIWADTMAIPKEAKHKDLAEKFINFLLQPEVSVKNYEAIGYSNPNEKAYPLHSEEYRSNKMIFLDQADMDRTEWLVDVGERLKDYDQLWTELKSGKD
- a CDS encoding ABC transporter ATP-binding protein, coding for MKTLIHLDKIEKKFGSQTVLNPVEFSVYEGEFLTMLGPSGCGKTTLLRMIAGFEPPTKGDIYLLQNKITHLPPYKRDMNMVFQHYALFPHMNVEQNILFGLRMKGIGGKEQKKRLEKVLELTRLTDLRHNKPHQLSGGQQQRVAIARAIINKPKVLLLDEPLGALDYQLRKSLQLELKSLQKEIGITFIYVTHDQEEALTMSDRIAILNNGKVEQAGTPQEIYRQPNNEFIATFIGENNIFHNSMRTYCVRPENVKVYRKGTLPLEKATNGKITEVIFSGNHTKVYIYFEQDQKTVIAYDYPDTPTDWKTGDAVDLDWNAGAEVRLD
- a CDS encoding ABC transporter permease produces the protein MKNKSKILAAPPLIWLILFFLLPLLIIVFYSFLQRGVYGELVYQFTLSNYVRLGESIYTQILLDTLSVSILTTLLTLFISYPLAYYISTLSQSKQQIWLLLVMLPFWINFLIRSFAWIIILRSQGIVNSLFIHLEWIDQPLSLLYNDGAVLLGMVYSLLPFMVLPLYISFEKLDRSHLEAASDLGANSFKVFMHIIVPLTSKGIIIGSVLVFVSSIGMFVVPDVMGGAKSMLLGNLIQNQFLSARDWPFGSSASILLILFSFVLMLLYYYAAARSKGGAKP
- a CDS encoding Fur-regulated basic protein FbpA → MRNNDEKKRQKLINKLIFLNLYNKEDQQLYKLPLSKLENEYRKYKLQYHPHGDLDSIRWV